Proteins encoded by one window of Bacillota bacterium:
- a CDS encoding radical SAM protein, whose translation MRGEGRGALRLNLDFAKRYVGEKVLQQILNYLGGDPSTNIPRFLQLLELITRDPNHREQVRQVKEAYGQDPVIRTYLNKLFTEIEPGVRNRLACNLIVNSLLLAPARRKQVEEEEEIHVPFTILIDPTSACNLKCAGCWAGEYAKRDQLEPALFDRILQEAKELGIFSIVMSGGEPFMYPHFFEIAEKHNDMAFMVYTNGTKIDDEAADRLQALGNISPAISLEGWEERTDERRGSGVFRRIMSGMDRLRERGILFGASITITRRNVDEVTSDEFIDFLIDKGVKYIWTFHYIPIGREPDLDLMILPEQRGYLVDRIIHLRTHKPIQIIDFWNDGELTQGCIAGGRSYFHITARGDVEPCAFVHFAVDNIRAKSLKDVLRSPLFTAYQKRQPFAENLLRPCPVIDVPEALRAIVAESGAYPTHPGADTVLSGTIGNFLDQRSADWKAVSDRIWEQRKAEKEEKKLPRVAAK comes from the coding sequence ATGAGGGGCGAAGGAAGAGGAGCTTTGCGTTTGAATTTGGATTTTGCTAAACGTTACGTAGGCGAAAAGGTTCTCCAGCAAATTTTAAACTACCTGGGAGGCGATCCCTCTACAAACATTCCCCGGTTTCTTCAGCTATTAGAATTAATAACTCGCGATCCCAATCATCGTGAACAAGTTCGACAAGTGAAAGAGGCTTACGGGCAGGATCCTGTCATCAGGACGTACCTCAATAAACTGTTTACCGAAATCGAGCCGGGTGTCCGGAACAGGCTGGCGTGCAACTTGATTGTAAATAGCCTTTTGCTTGCTCCGGCGCGGCGCAAGCAGGTTGAAGAGGAAGAAGAGATCCATGTTCCCTTCACGATTTTAATCGATCCTACAAGTGCCTGCAATCTTAAGTGTGCCGGTTGCTGGGCTGGTGAGTACGCGAAGCGCGATCAGCTTGAGCCTGCTTTGTTTGACCGGATCTTACAAGAGGCTAAAGAACTTGGTATTTTTTCGATTGTAATGTCCGGAGGGGAACCGTTTATGTACCCCCACTTTTTCGAAATTGCCGAAAAGCACAACGACATGGCTTTTATGGTTTATACGAACGGCACCAAAATTGATGACGAAGCGGCAGACCGGCTCCAGGCCCTCGGAAACATTTCCCCCGCCATTAGCCTTGAGGGCTGGGAAGAGAGAACCGATGAACGCCGCGGAAGCGGAGTATTTCGCCGGATCATGTCCGGGATGGACCGCTTACGGGAGCGGGGGATTTTATTCGGCGCCTCCATTACCATCACCCGCCGTAATGTAGATGAGGTAACAAGTGACGAATTTATTGATTTCTTAATTGATAAAGGCGTCAAATACATTTGGACCTTCCATTACATTCCCATCGGGCGGGAACCCGACCTGGATCTGATGATTTTACCCGAACAGAGGGGTTACCTGGTAGACCGCATTATTCACCTGCGAACCCATAAACCCATTCAGATTATCGATTTTTGGAACGACGGAGAGCTCACCCAGGGTTGTATTGCCGGAGGAAGGAGCTATTTCCATATTACAGCAAGGGGAGACGTCGAACCCTGTGCCTTTGTTCATTTTGCAGTTGACAACATCCGCGCAAAAAGCTTAAAAGATGTTCTGCGTTCCCCCCTCTTTACGGCCTACCAGAAGCGGCAGCCCTTTGCCGAGAACCTGCTCCGGCCGTGCCCGGTGATTGACGTTCCCGAGGCGCTCAGGGCGATTGTTGCGGAGAGCGGGGCTTATCCGACTCACCCGGGAGCGGACACGGTTTTAAGCGGAACGATCGGGAACTTTTTAGACCAGCGCTCCGCTGATTGGAAGGCCGTATCCGATCGGATTTGGGAGCAACGCAAGGCGGAAAAAGAGGAAAAGAAACTGCCGCGGGTTGCGGCCAAATAA
- a CDS encoding ANTAR domain-containing protein, giving the protein MEQLRVLIAVASADSRKSLKQLLMRGGYHVLAETDDGFQALRQARSLDPDLVLADADLPGINGLELGRVLSEDRIAPILLISRETFPFTQFEREKGRFMFPVGYVTRPLTEYNLFPAIESILSFSRHVRDLESEIKSLREKIETRKIVERAKGILMEQLGISEAEAYRKLQKQSMDRCLPMRKVAEAIILAQELKQ; this is encoded by the coding sequence ATGGAACAACTACGGGTTTTAATTGCGGTTGCCAGCGCGGATTCAAGAAAGAGCTTGAAGCAGTTGTTAATGAGAGGCGGTTATCACGTTCTTGCTGAAACAGATGATGGTTTTCAGGCACTGCGGCAGGCGCGAAGTTTAGACCCGGATCTTGTTCTTGCAGATGCAGATTTGCCCGGGATAAACGGACTCGAACTCGGAAGGGTTCTCTCGGAGGACAGGATCGCTCCCATCCTTCTGATTTCCCGGGAAACATTTCCCTTCACGCAGTTCGAACGGGAAAAAGGAAGGTTCATGTTTCCGGTCGGATATGTTACAAGGCCGTTAACCGAATATAATCTTTTTCCGGCGATTGAAAGCATCCTAAGCTTCTCCAGGCATGTTCGGGATCTCGAGTCTGAAATCAAAAGTCTCCGGGAAAAAATCGAAACCCGGAAAATTGTAGAGCGGGCAAAGGGTATTTTGATGGAGCAATTGGGGATTTCCGAGGCCGAAGCTTACAGGAAGCTTCAAAAACAGAGCATGGACAGGTGTCTCCCCATGCGGAAGGTTGCCGAAGCAATCATCCTGGCTCAGGAGTTAAAACAATAA
- the glnA gene encoding type I glutamate--ammonia ligase translates to MLIQTKEDVLGLAEEYGVKFIRLQFTDIIGVLKNVAITVEQLKKALYDGIMFDGSSIEGFVRIEESDMYLVPDPTTFSIFPWRGRESTVGRLICDVYNPDGTPFAGCPRNALKRVLAEARDLGYTMYVGPEAEFFLFQTDQGDCPTVSTHDEGGYFDLSPVDRGEDTRRDIVLALKEMGFEVEASHHEVAPGQHEIDFKYDDALATADKVVTFRYVVRAIAQRHGLHATFMPKPVFGINGSGMHVHQSLFSNGTNAFFDPEQPLQLSSTALYYLGGLLYHVRALTAITNPTVNSYKRLVPGYEAPVYIAWSPRNRSPLVRIPPRRGNGTSMELRSPDPSCNPYLAFAVILKAGLDGIKKRIAPPSPVYQNIYEMSEVERKELGIGCLPGSLGEALDELRSNETIQEALGPHIYEKFLASKILEWNEYRTQVHPWERERYLSRY, encoded by the coding sequence ATGCTGATCCAAACAAAAGAGGATGTACTCGGGTTGGCCGAAGAATACGGCGTAAAGTTTATCAGGCTCCAGTTCACCGATATTATCGGTGTACTTAAAAATGTCGCGATTACCGTAGAACAGTTAAAGAAGGCCCTCTATGACGGGATTATGTTTGATGGTTCCTCAATCGAAGGTTTTGTCCGGATTGAAGAATCGGATATGTATTTGGTTCCTGACCCAACCACCTTTAGCATTTTTCCCTGGCGCGGGCGCGAGAGTACCGTCGGGAGGCTGATTTGTGATGTATATAATCCCGACGGGACACCCTTCGCCGGTTGTCCTCGAAATGCTCTAAAACGCGTCCTGGCCGAAGCCAGGGATCTGGGCTATACCATGTATGTCGGTCCTGAGGCTGAATTTTTCCTCTTTCAAACCGATCAAGGGGATTGCCCCACTGTTTCTACCCACGATGAAGGGGGCTATTTCGATTTAAGTCCTGTTGATCGGGGTGAAGATACGCGGCGGGATATTGTTTTAGCATTGAAGGAGATGGGGTTTGAGGTGGAGGCATCCCACCATGAGGTCGCGCCCGGTCAGCACGAAATCGACTTTAAATACGATGATGCCCTGGCAACCGCAGACAAAGTTGTTACTTTTCGCTATGTCGTCCGGGCGATTGCCCAGCGGCACGGTTTGCACGCTACATTTATGCCCAAACCGGTTTTTGGAATTAACGGTTCCGGGATGCATGTCCACCAATCTCTCTTTTCAAACGGAACCAATGCTTTTTTCGACCCGGAGCAACCCCTCCAGTTAAGCAGCACGGCGCTGTACTACCTGGGGGGCCTTTTATACCACGTACGAGCCTTAACCGCAATTACAAACCCTACGGTTAATTCATATAAAAGACTTGTACCGGGCTACGAAGCTCCGGTCTATATTGCCTGGTCCCCCCGGAACCGAAGCCCACTTGTACGGATTCCGCCCCGGCGGGGAAACGGAACGAGTATGGAATTGCGCAGCCCCGATCCCTCCTGCAATCCTTACCTCGCTTTTGCAGTAATTCTTAAGGCGGGTCTTGACGGCATAAAAAAGAGAATTGCACCTCCTTCACCGGTTTACCAGAATATTTACGAAATGTCGGAGGTTGAGCGAAAGGAGTTGGGAATCGGCTGCCTGCCCGGTAGTTTAGGGGAAGCACTGGATGAACTTCGCAGCAACGAAACCATCCAGGAGGCTTTAGGGCCCCATATTTACGAGAAATTCTTGGCTTCTAAAATTCTCGAGTGGAACGAATACCGTACCCAAGTACATCCCTGGGAAAGAGAACGGTATCTCTCCAGGTATTAA
- a CDS encoding YmaF family protein, with product MKNETVQFEHFYPGPGPNNHVHDSSGITTCEFDHCHGHPGVSEHPVPTPEGSHIHTVRGSTTFVHGHKHFYEGKSSRAIPLPAGYHTHFLDSSTAVEEGHTHRITVFMAPVQS from the coding sequence ATGAAAAATGAAACCGTCCAGTTTGAACATTTCTACCCGGGTCCCGGCCCGAATAACCATGTCCATGATTCTAGCGGTATAACCACTTGCGAATTTGACCACTGCCACGGGCACCCGGGGGTTTCAGAGCATCCTGTTCCCACTCCCGAAGGCTCCCATATTCATACCGTACGGGGTTCCACTACCTTCGTACATGGCCACAAGCACTTTTACGAAGGGAAATCCAGCCGGGCAATTCCTTTACCTGCAGGGTATCATACGCATTTTCTCGACTCTTCAACCGCTGTTGAAGAGGGTCATACACACCGGATTACTGTGTTTATGGCCCCGGTTCAAAGCTAA